The Vidua chalybeata isolate OUT-0048 chromosome 6, bVidCha1 merged haplotype, whole genome shotgun sequence genome has a segment encoding these proteins:
- the DLK1 gene encoding protein delta homolog 1 isoform X2, producing MGLRAAGILGCCCLLPLVLPAAPGVNCKAGCHPENGFCEFPSECRCQPGWQGALCNQCVPFPGCLHGSCAKPWQCICEEGWVGSLCDIDIHPCSAKPCTNNSTCIETGDGGYICLCAQGFTGKNCHLKKGPCIINGSPCQNGGTCIDDNGFAPHASCLCPSGFAGNFCEIDRDDCESSPCENGGTCTDVGVGFSCSCPHGYTGKLCSSRVTFCASGPCENGGTCSEHPQGGFECICKPEFVGMTCKHPSKNTSLSGMNMETKHMQNYKPPSKAHHRSVHQQQEILKITVKETIQNADPFLSRSQVICFVVLGLLTCLVVLGTTGIVFFSKCEMWLANAKYSHLLRKKKNFFLKSNNGENLSVNIIFPEKIKLTNYTKNYTAI from the exons atGGGGCTGCGCGCCGCCGGCATCCtcggctgctgctgcctgctgcccctCGTGCTCCCCGCAGCCCCAG GCGTGAACTGTAAAGCTGGCTGCCATCCAGAGAATGGATTCTGTGAATTTCCCAGTGAATGCAG GTGTCAACCTGGCTGGCAGGGTGCACTTTGTAATCAGtgtgttcccttccctgggtgCTTGCACGGCAGCTGTGCCAAGCCCTGGCAGTGCATCTGTGAGGAGGGTTGGGTTGGCAGCCTCTGTGACATAG ATATTCACCCATGTTCAGCAAAGCCCTGCACCAATAATTCAACGTGTATAGAGACTGGTGATGGAGGATATATTTGTCTGTGTGCCCAGGGATTTACGGGAAAAAACTGCCATCTCAAGAAAGGACCCTGCATTATTAATGG TTCTCCCTGCCAGAATGGAGGAACATGCATTGATGACAATGGTTTTGCACCCCATGCTTCCTGTCTGTGCCCTTCTGGTTTTGCTGGCAACTTCTGTGAAATAGATAGAGACGACTGTGAGTCCAGCCCATGTGAGAATGGAGGAACATGTACAGATGTTGGTGTGGGTTTCAGCTGTTCTTGTCCCCATGGCTATACAGgaaagctctgcagcagccgTGTCACATTCTGTGCAAGTGGCCCATGTGAGAATGGAGGGACTTGCAGTGAGCATCCCCAGGGAGGGTTCGAGTGCATCTGTAAACCAGAGTTTGTTGGCATGACCTGCAAACATCCCAGCAAAAACACAAGTCTCTCTGGAATGAATATGGAGACAAAGCATATGCAGAATTACAAGCCACCCTCAAAAGCTCACCATAGATCAGTGCATCAACAacaagaaattctgaaaataacaGTGAAAGAAACAATTCAAAATGCAGATCCCTTTCTGAGTAGAAGCCAGGTGATATGTTTTGTTGTGCTGGGCTTGCTTACGTGTCTTGTTGTCTTAGGTACAActgggattgtttttttttcaaaatgtgaaatgtGGCTTGCTAATGCCAAATATAGTCATCTCCTGCGcaagaaaaagaacttttttctgAAGTCTAACAATGGGGAAAATCTCTCAGTTAATATTATCTTCCCAGAGAAGATCAAATTGACTAATTACACTAAGAACTACACTGCCATCTAG
- the DLK1 gene encoding protein delta homolog 1 isoform X1 produces the protein MGLRAAGILGCCCLLPLVLPAAPGLKLIQHFYCVNCKAGCHPENGFCEFPSECRCQPGWQGALCNQCVPFPGCLHGSCAKPWQCICEEGWVGSLCDIDIHPCSAKPCTNNSTCIETGDGGYICLCAQGFTGKNCHLKKGPCIINGSPCQNGGTCIDDNGFAPHASCLCPSGFAGNFCEIDRDDCESSPCENGGTCTDVGVGFSCSCPHGYTGKLCSSRVTFCASGPCENGGTCSEHPQGGFECICKPEFVGMTCKHPSKNTSLSGMNMETKHMQNYKPPSKAHHRSVHQQQEILKITVKETIQNADPFLSRSQVICFVVLGLLTCLVVLGTTGIVFFSKCEMWLANAKYSHLLRKKKNFFLKSNNGENLSVNIIFPEKIKLTNYTKNYTAI, from the exons atGGGGCTGCGCGCCGCCGGCATCCtcggctgctgctgcctgctgcccctCGTGCTCCCCGCAGCCCCAG GGTTGAAGTTAATTCAGCACTTTTATT GCGTGAACTGTAAAGCTGGCTGCCATCCAGAGAATGGATTCTGTGAATTTCCCAGTGAATGCAG GTGTCAACCTGGCTGGCAGGGTGCACTTTGTAATCAGtgtgttcccttccctgggtgCTTGCACGGCAGCTGTGCCAAGCCCTGGCAGTGCATCTGTGAGGAGGGTTGGGTTGGCAGCCTCTGTGACATAG ATATTCACCCATGTTCAGCAAAGCCCTGCACCAATAATTCAACGTGTATAGAGACTGGTGATGGAGGATATATTTGTCTGTGTGCCCAGGGATTTACGGGAAAAAACTGCCATCTCAAGAAAGGACCCTGCATTATTAATGG TTCTCCCTGCCAGAATGGAGGAACATGCATTGATGACAATGGTTTTGCACCCCATGCTTCCTGTCTGTGCCCTTCTGGTTTTGCTGGCAACTTCTGTGAAATAGATAGAGACGACTGTGAGTCCAGCCCATGTGAGAATGGAGGAACATGTACAGATGTTGGTGTGGGTTTCAGCTGTTCTTGTCCCCATGGCTATACAGgaaagctctgcagcagccgTGTCACATTCTGTGCAAGTGGCCCATGTGAGAATGGAGGGACTTGCAGTGAGCATCCCCAGGGAGGGTTCGAGTGCATCTGTAAACCAGAGTTTGTTGGCATGACCTGCAAACATCCCAGCAAAAACACAAGTCTCTCTGGAATGAATATGGAGACAAAGCATATGCAGAATTACAAGCCACCCTCAAAAGCTCACCATAGATCAGTGCATCAACAacaagaaattctgaaaataacaGTGAAAGAAACAATTCAAAATGCAGATCCCTTTCTGAGTAGAAGCCAGGTGATATGTTTTGTTGTGCTGGGCTTGCTTACGTGTCTTGTTGTCTTAGGTACAActgggattgtttttttttcaaaatgtgaaatgtGGCTTGCTAATGCCAAATATAGTCATCTCCTGCGcaagaaaaagaacttttttctgAAGTCTAACAATGGGGAAAATCTCTCAGTTAATATTATCTTCCCAGAGAAGATCAAATTGACTAATTACACTAAGAACTACACTGCCATCTAG